The following nucleotide sequence is from Deinococcus planocerae.
AGCTGGCCCTGCACCCCGAAGGTAAGCGTGTCCGAGACCCCGATCCGCTCCAGCAACTCCTCCCGCGTCATCTCCCAGGGCTGGTTGTGAGGAAGAGGACGTAGCACCCGCTCGCGCAGGTCTCCCGCGAGCGTCTCGGCGATGGCCTGGCTGCGGAACAGGTCGAAGGCGAGCAGGTGAGCGGCGTAGGTCAGGTGGTCCTGGTCGCCCCATGACACCACCCGGGGCACGTCCTCGGGGAGCTCGTAGCGGTAGTCCGGGGTGAGCGGCTGGCCGTCCCGCTGGAGGTAGCGCGGCTGGCCCAGGTGCCCGGAGTAGGTGGGGTTGGGGGAGGCTTCCGGCATAGCTGGAGGGTAGAGGTTTTTGTCCGAGGTCGTGAGACGCAGGGAACGAGAAAACCTCGGGCAGCCTGGAGCAGCGGGCCTCGTCGAGGCACAGATTGTTCTTCCCGTCCCGCGAGACCAAGCCACGCTCGATCAGCCGCTTCACTGCGGAGCGGGCTTCGCGGCTGGGCAGGGTATGATCCACGCGTGGTGCTGGGAAGGGGAGCAGCCGGGCTTGCCCGGCCGCGCGCCCTCCCCTTGACCAGTCCGGGGCGGCGCGGGCCTCCGCCCGGGGCCTGGCGGTGGCGACCCTCACGGTGCTGGAGGAGGAACCAACTCAGCCGTTGTAGGGGCTCGGCGGCGCATGAGCACCCCCAGCGGTGGGTCGTCTTTAACAACGCTTCATGTAAAGTGTCTCCACTGCGCCGGGCACTTTCGGGTGCTCGCTCTTGCTGAAAGGAAGGCCGTCATCAAGCATTTGTTGATCGTCGAGGACAACGAACAGGACTTGGAACTGGCCCGGGTCGCCCTGGAGTTGAGCGACGTGCGGTGCGCGGTCAGCGTGGCGCGGGACGGTGCCGAGGCCCTGGACTTCCTCTACCGTCGGGGAGCCTACGCCGGGCGGCCGGAAGGACACCCCGACCTGGTGCTGCTCGACCTGAAGATGCCCCGGGTGAACGGGCACGAGGTGCTGTGCACCATCAAGGAGGACGAAACGCTCCAGACCATGCCGGTGGTGATCTTCACGACCTCGAACCTGCCGCAGGACCGCGCGGCCAGTGCGGCGTGCGGCGCCAACGAGTACGTGGTCAAGCCGGAAGGGTTCGGGGCGTTCGTGGAGACGATCAACCGGCTGGGACAGCGGTGGCTCGCGCTGGAACAGTCGGCGTGAGCCGCCCCTCTGGGTCCAGCTACTGGGGTGGAGACCACGAGGAGAACGTCAGGCGATTGATGTTGCCATCCACCGCCACCGTGCCGACCCGGTGTTTCGAATCGATCCTCCCGCGGGTGGGAGAGACGAGGTCCATCAGGTTGGACAGCGCGACCGCAGCCTGGGCCAGAAGGGAGCCCAGGTTGGTGTTGGAAAATGCCTGCTGCTGGGCCGAGAGGGCCTCATGGTTAACGATCCGCTCCCTCATCCGCTACCCTGCTTCCTCCAGCGTCCGGGCGTCCTGCACGAATCCAGCCAGCAGACCAAGCTCGATGGGTGAAGGCGAGGGTGGGGGCGGCTGCGGGGGGGGCATCGGGACGCATCAGCATGGCGAACACTTCCTCGAAGAGGGGTGCCAGGGCCGCGTCGAGTGAGGCCACCAGGTGTGAGCCATCCGTGTCCTCCAACTGGAGGGACGACAACCGCGCCGTCGCGGCTTCCACGGCGCGCCGCACAGCGTGTTCATCGTAGGACATGACCAAGCCTCGAAAAAAGCGCAACACGGGAGATTCCGTATTACGCCTGACTGCTCACTGGTCTGGTGATTAAGGGGAGATCAGTAGATTTTGCCAGGGCGTCTCTCTTCGCTTTAATGAGTCAATATCAGATTGAAGACCTGTGGCAGTTAAAACGCCCTTTATTCGATATGACCCGGTAGCTACGTAGCTGCCATTGTTGTTCTTCAAATCCCAACTCGCAACGAAGTTGACTTCCTCTCCGGCCATTAGATTGCTCACTTGAAGTATATTGGTCGGTGGCCTTCCGTTGTTAAAGTTCCATATCTCGCTGTCCCCCTGGTATATAATTATGTCAAATGCTGGCTGGTTGCCAAAGTACACCATTGCCGATTGGTTGCAGATATTCTTTGCCGTAAGAGTTATCGGTACTCGTCCATCAGACCCTAGGTTTCCTACTGTTAACTTCAAACCTAAACATGGTAGAACAGCAGTGTAGCTGCTACTGTTCGTACTTGTGACACCACCTGGTCGCGTACTGCTGATAGACTGGCAAGAAGCTAGCAGGAGTGGAAGGGCGAGGATGAAGTTGGGAAACTTGGCGAGGTTGGATAAGCTTGCCATATTGCACCCCCATTCATGTTTACCTGATGGTCAGAGTTCCCAGATCTCGTTCAATTCCACTTAAGGGGCTAAAAACAATATTGTTTTGCGATTTTGCCCCTCCCCAATGAATGCCAAGCAGATTCACCACATTATAAGATGGACCAGGCGGATTAACAGGAATCACTGTGTATGTCTCGTACACAGGAGAGCCACTGTCACCCGGATTTGCTTCGTAGTCGGCCCCAAACTGGCATAATCGTACAACCGTATCTCCCGTTGATCCGGTATTATAGCAGGTTCGCGTAATTTTTCCTCCGGTTGTCCCGGTAGTTCTTCCGATCCTGACGACACCTTGGCCCATAACCAGATTGTAATTCTTGCCCGTAAAGGCCAGAAACGGGCCACTATCCCGAATCGTTATGGGAGAAATCCTGTTGTTGGTAACCATAAGGTTGCCGAAGTTGGTAAATGTGCCGGGAATATAGCTTGCGAAATTTGCATCACTAAAACGACAATTAGAGTTCGTGGGACAGCCATTTATATTAGTAAATGGGATAGGGTCTGTCGTTTCAACTCCGATAGCATTATACCCCTGTGTATATTGCACATTGTCCAGACTTGCAATTCTACTACTGCAATGACTATTGGTCACAAAACCGTAAGTGCCATTCAGGTAAGCATTAAATCCCAGTGTGCAGACATAACCAGGGAACTCAATTTGAAGTCCTCCGGCAATAGGACGATAATAATCTTGGAGAGTGGCTGATGGAGTTGGTGTCTTTCCAATCTCTAGTAAGACCGCATTCTTCGGAACACCTAGACTGGTCAGAAGCTGGTTTACTTGTGAGAATTCTGCATCGTTTGAGACCGCTATTGTAATACGATTCCGACTCTCGTCAATATCTGTGAAAACAACTTCCGAGAACTTGACTTTGCTAAGAATCCTTTTGTACCAATAATCCAAACTCTTAAAGGAGTACGCACCTTCCTTGAGCTTGACTTCGGCGGGTACAGTTTCGCTGGCAGAAGAATTCAAGTTGGAGGCGGCTTTTTTATTCGATTTGAACAATACCTCTTGTCCAAACACCTCCGTTACGGCATTCTTTACCCTGATCTTTTTATTTGAGTCCTCAGCATCAAAAACGCCTCCCGTAGGAGGCTGCACGTACACCTCTAAATCCCCATCTTGATTGAAAAACATCCCCCCAAAGTCATCGATCTTAGAGGCAACTTTAAGGAACTTATCGTCCAAGGTCTGCGAAGCATCCTCTTTCACGGTTTGGCTGGCGAGAGGCGTACCAGGATTGGCAACGGTTGTGTCGCCTGGCGTCTCATCCTGGGAGCAGGCCACGAGCAGAGAACATGTCAAGGTCAGCAGGGCAAGCGGTTTCCTCACAGAAACTCCCTTCAACAGCCAATGGGGTCAATCAACTCTAATTTCCGGAGCTATAAACTGACGACACACCTCCTTTGACTCCATACCTATGAGCAGGGAATGACAAAAGGGTTCCGAGTAGATCACATTGAGAGCCCCCGCAAACCGGAGTCAACCGTTTCTTGTTGTTGATAACTTATCAATATACTTAAAATTCAACGGTCGTGGTGAGCAGGACATGAGGCTTATGTTTGTTTCGAGAGCCGTCATCCCCTACCGGAGAGATATGAGGATATCGGTTCCAGGGTTCTGCCCTTGATGTCCAGTGGAGTTCCAGGCTGCTGGACGGCATGACGCCACAGCCACCGTCCTCAAGCCATCTGAGTGGAGGTCTTACTCCCGCTCCTCACCTTCCACATGAGCCTTATGCCCGTGACGCTTCCCCGCCACCTCCTGCTGATTGTCGACAACCCCGCCGGTCTGCTGCTCGCCGAGGAGGCCTTCGCGGCGCTGGGGGTCAAGTCCACGTAACCCCCTGCGAGAGTGGCCGGTCGGCGTTGGACACCATGCGGCGCCTGGGCGCCCCGCTCCCCGACGTGGTGCGGCTGGACGTGAACATGCCCGCGATGAACGGGTTCGAGGTGCTCGGGGCGATGAAGGCCGACCCGCAGCTCGCCCTGATCCCCGTGGTGATGCTGACGACGTCCAATAGCCAGGACAACATCCGCCAGGCGTACACCCTGCACGCCAGCTGGTACCTGCTCAAGTCGGTGAACTTCGCGCAGTTCCTTGAGCAGGGGGAGAGCTTCGTAGAGTTCTGGACCAGCCGCCGCCTGGTGCACTGGCCGGAACAGTGTGCCTAGGGGCGTCGGGGTCCGTCTCGCCCAGGGGAAGACCGTGTTGGGACAAGCTTCGGAACTCCTCCTTGGCCCTGGCCGCGAGGGTACCTCCACTTGGTCGGCGCCCCGTGGAGGAGAACGGCCTCCCCTCTCGGCCTGCCTGAGTCTTCAGGCGGGCATCTGGGTGCGGCGCTGGGGCTTGCCGCGTTTCTCGGTGTACATCCGTTCGTCCGCGAGGCGAACGAGCGCCCCGCTGCTCCTGACCTCCGCAGCACTCGCACTCCCCACGCTCGCCCCCACCTCCAGGAAGCCCGCCTGCTGTACCTGAAGGACCGCTGCCCCGACCGCCTTCTGCACGGTGGGGAGGTCGTCCACCTCGCACAGCACCGCGTACTCATCGCCCCCCAACCGGAAGGCCATCGTTTCCGTCCCGAGGTGCCGTTGCAGGGCCTGGGCGAACTCGCGCAGCAGCTCGTCCCCCGCCGCGTGGCCGCGCGTGTCGTTCACGCCCTTGAGCCCGTCGAGGTCGAGCAGCACCACCGCCAGGTCAGGGCGGCTGGCCCAGGCCTGGTCGAGGGCATGGTCGAAGGCCCGGCGGTTGGCGAGTCCGGTGAGGGGATCGAGGAGGGCCGAGCGGCGCAATTCCACCATCTCCCGCCCCGCGCCCCGCAGGAGCCAGTCGCCCAGCCCGCCTAGCCCCAGGGCCAGCAGGACGTTCCAGGCCACGCCGGACAGATGCGTCGGGTCCAGTGGCAGGGCGAGGGTCCCGACCACCAGGCTGTACAGCAGGAAGACCACCGTCCCCCGGAAGCCGAAGTAGACGGCGGCCAGGGCAGCGGGGAGGATCAGGACGGCGGTGTAGCCGCCGAGGTCGGGCGTGAGGGCCCAGCCCACGCCGTGGAGTTGGTCGATCCACAGGGCGAAGGGCGCCAGGGCGGCGTAGAAGAGCAGGATGCCCGAGAGGGGGTGAAGGCGGCCGAGCGCCATGCTCACCAGAATGATCAGGGTGAAGGCCGCGTCCTGCTCGAGGCGGGAGAACTCGCCGGAGAGCAGGTGCAGCCCCAGGCTGACGATCAGGACCGCCCAGGCGGGCCACCACCCCAGGCGCAGCAGGCGGGTGCGCGGTGTCAGGGAGGCCGGGACCGGTCGGGGCGCGGCCTTCGGGCGGGAGGCGCGGAACATCACGGCCAGGACGGTCGGGTTGGGAGGGCGGGGGCGGACATGGCCCTCATCCTGCACGCTGCGGCCTCACAGAAGCCTCTCCCCAGGGCGCGGATGTGCGGCGCGTTGATCACCGGACCCGTCCTGGACGGCCTTTTCACGTCCTCGGCTGCTAGGCATGGGGGCTGTCAGCGGGCTACCCACCCGGTTCCCGCCCGCCCGAGTGATGGCGGTGTTCGGTGGGTGCGCTGCCCTGCAACGGCTCAACCCGGGGGTGCGGCGGTGGGAGAACTGGGCAAAGGCCCGTACAGGGGATGAGCTGCCAGCTTCCCGTCAGGGGTTCGTCACTTACCTCTCCTACCGTCAGCCCATGGTCACCCGGCTCACCGCGCTCTTCATGCTCGCCCTGAGCTTCGCGGCGGCAGCGCCTTCCGAGGTTCTCTATTCCAAACAACTCGACTTCCGCACTGATCGCGAGACGCGCGTCGATCTGGACCTCGGCGCCCCAGCGCTGGTCGGGGCGATCAACACGCCGGGGGAGTATGTGTTCGCCCCCCGGGTCAGCTTCCTGTTCCAGAAATTGCGCCCCACCTTGCCCGCGCCTTTCGCGCCGGGGTACATCCTGAAC
It contains:
- a CDS encoding response regulator, giving the protein MLIVEDNEQDLELARVALELSDVRCAVSVARDGAEALDFLYRRGAYAGRPEGHPDLVLLDLKMPRVNGHEVLCTIKEDETLQTMPVVIFTTSNLPQDRAASAACGANEYVVKPEGFGAFVETINRLGQRWLALEQSA
- a CDS encoding GGDEF domain-containing protein, whose translation is MQDEGHVRPRPPNPTVLAVMFRASRPKAAPRPVPASLTPRTRLLRLGWWPAWAVLIVSLGLHLLSGEFSRLEQDAAFTLIILVSMALGRLHPLSGILLFYAALAPFALWIDQLHGVGWALTPDLGGYTAVLILPAALAAVYFGFRGTVVFLLYSLVVGTLALPLDPTHLSGVAWNVLLALGLGGLGDWLLRGAGREMVELRRSALLDPLTGLANRRAFDHALDQAWASRPDLAVVLLDLDGLKGVNDTRGHAAGDELLREFAQALQRHLGTETMAFRLGGDEYAVLCEVDDLPTVQKAVGAAVLQVQQAGFLEVGASVGSASAAEVRSSGALVRLADERMYTEKRGKPQRRTQMPA
- a CDS encoding BsuPI-related putative proteinase inhibitor, whose amino-acid sequence is MASLSNLAKFPNFILALPLLLASCQSISSTRPGGVTSTNSSSYTAVLPCLGLKLTVGNLGSDGRVPITLTAKNICNQSAMVYFGNQPAFDIIIYQGDSEIWNFNNGRPPTNILQVSNLMAGEEVNFVASWDLKNNNGSYVATGSYRIKGVLTATGLQSDIDSLKRRETPWQNLLISP
- a CDS encoding response regulator produces the protein MRRLGAPLPDVVRLDVNMPAMNGFEVLGAMKADPQLALIPVVMLTTSNSQDNIRQAYTLHASWYLLKSVNFAQFLEQGESFVEFWTSRRLVHWPEQCA